The following are encoded together in the Nymphaea colorata isolate Beijing-Zhang1983 chromosome 14, ASM883128v2, whole genome shotgun sequence genome:
- the LOC116267759 gene encoding ABC transporter A family member 7-like has product MAESDGRPRTNSLGPPSFFTQANALLRKNLTFQKRNYKTNVGLIAFPVLLCLLLLVLQRVVNNELGKPKYKCGCKCVDTKGDGTCETVCGIEYSTLDQVFSCPIPHPPKWPAVLQIPRPELRAVESPSDSIQGLLPGSCRSTQSCPVTILFTGGNQSLAEGLVGNFFTSNPYANISDVSGLLSNILLGSDTYPRTTQFIEPAFLSDRPLYIIQPQCPSNFQLNFPINMSQLQLNKEIKCVQGLHVWRNTMSEINDELFKGYRKGNPQRETNEFVAAYDFLNSNDKSFNVNIWYNSTYKNNTGGAPMSLLRVTRSINMATNAYINFLKGSGVKMPLEFVKEMPKPATQLKLDFSSLIGPLFFTWVIELLFPVMLTYLVYEKQRKLRIMMKMHGLGDGAYWLITYLYFFSISLIYMICFIFFGSIIGLQFFRSNAYGLQFVFYFIYINLQIALAFLASPIFSEVKTATVAGYMYVFGSGLLGSFLFRFFVEDTSFPRVWVIVMEIHPAFSLFRGLYELGQYAFIGEYMGTTGMDWKNLSDSGNGLKASLIIMTIEWFIFLPLAYYFDQVLSTGSGVQKNPLFFLQCFKKKLGETFRRPSLQKQGSKVFVDMEKPDVLREREVVEQLLLEPNSSHSIICDNLKKVYPGKDGNPKKYAVQGLSLALPPGECFGMLGPNGAGKTTFINMMIGLVSPTSGTAYVQGLDIRKDMDKIYTSMGVCPQHDLIWETLTGREHLLFYGRLKNLKGSALTHAVEESLKSVNLFNGGVGDKLSGKYSGGMKRRLSVAISLIGDPQVVYMDEPSTGLDPASRNNLWSVVRRAKQDRAIILTTHSMEEAEVLCERLGIFVDGALQCIGNPKELRARYGGSYIFTMTTSATQEEEVENLVRQISPTANKIYHLSGTQKFELQKQEVRIAEVFRAVENAKSKLSIQAWGLADTTLEDVFIKVARGAQSFNMLQ; this is encoded by the exons ATGGCGGAATCGGACGGCCGGCCACGGACCAACTCCCTCGGTCCCCCGTCGTTCTTCACGCAGGCGAACGCTCTTCTTAGGAAGAACCTCACGTTCCAA AAGCGAAATTATAAAACGAATGTGGGGCTTATAGCTTTCCCAGTCCTCTTGTGTCTGTTGCTTTTGGTTCTCCAAAGGGTGGTAAACAATGAATTAGGCAAGCCTAAGTACAAATGTGGGTGTAAGTGTGTTGACACAAAAGGAGATGGTACATGCGAAACTGTTTGTGGGATTGAGTACTCGACACTGGATCAAGTTTTCTCATGCCCGATTCCTCATCCACCAAAATGGCCAGCTGTCTTACAGATACCACGTCCTGAGCTTCGTGCTGTTGAATCCCCTTCAGATTCCATACAGGGATTGCTGCCTGGTTCCTGTAGGAGTACACAGTCATGCCCTGTGACCATACTATTTACTGGGGGAAACCAGTCCCTAGCAGAAG GGTTAGTTGGGAACTTCTTCACGAGTAATCCTTATGCAAACATCTCGGATGTTTCAGGCTTGTTATCTAATATCCTGCTA GGATCAGACACATATCCTCGAACTACACAATTCATAGAACCAGCTTTCCTCTCTGATCGCCCCTTATATATTATCCAACCTCAATGCCCATCCAATTTTCAATTGAACTTTCCGATTAATATGAGCCAACTTCAATTAAACAAAG AAATAAAATGTGTGCAAGGTCTACATGTTTGGCGCAATACAATGTCTGAAATTAACGATGAGTTATTCAAAGGCTATAGAAAGGGAAACCCCCAGAGAGAGACTAATGAATTTGTTGCGG CTTATGATTTCTTAAACTCAAATGACAAAAGTTTCAATGTGAACATTTGGTATAACTCAACGTACAAAAATAACACAGGGGGTGCTCCCATGAGTTTATTGCGTGTTACGCGATCTATAAATATG GCAACAAATGCTTACATTAACTTCCTTAAAGGTAGTGGTGTGAAGATGCCCTTAGAATTTGTCAAAGAAATGCCAAAACCAGCGACACAACTGAAGCTGGATTTTTCATCCCTTATTGGCCCGCTTTTCTTTACATGGGTAATTGAATTACTATTTCCG GTGATGCTGACATACTTGGTCTATGAGAAGCAACGTAAATTGCGAATCATGATGAAAATGCATGGGCTTGGAGATGGCGCCTATTGGCTGATTAcctatctttattttttctccatttcgttaatatatatgatatgtttcatattttttggtTCAATTATTG GCCTGCAATTCTTCAGGTCAAATGCATATGGTTTGCAGTTTGTGTTCTATTTCATTTACATAAACTTGCAGATCGCACTTGCTTTCCTAGCGTCACCCATATTTTCTGAAGTTAAAACTGCTACAG TTGCTGGCTACATGTATGTGTTTGGATCAGGGCTATTAGGATCATTCCTGTTCCGGTTCTTTGTTGAAGATACCAGCTTTCCAA GAGTGTGGGTGATAGTTATGGAAATTCATCCAGCATTTTCCTTATTCCGTGGTCTTTATGAGCTCGGACAGTATGCTTTTATAGGAGAGTACATGGGAACTACTGGGATGGACTGGAAGAATTTGAGTGATAGTGGGAATGGCTTGAAAGCTTCCTTGATTATCATGACCATTGAATGGTTCATCTTTCTTCCACTTGCTTACTACTTTGACCAAGTTCTCTCAACAGGGAGTGGAGTCCAGaaaaatcctttgttttttttgcaatgcttcaaaaaaaaattgggagaaACTTTTAGGAGGCCAAGTCTACAGAAACAGGGATCCAAAGTTTTTGTTGACATGGAGAAACCTGATGTTTTGAGAGAG AGGGAAGTGGTTGAACAGTTGCTGCTTGAACCAAACTCAAGTCACTCTATTATATGTGATAACCTCAAAAAGGTGTACCCTGGAAAGGACGGAAACCCCAAGAAATATGCAGTTCAAGGTCTGTCACTTGCTTTGCCTCCTGGAGAATGTTTCGGCATGCTTGGCCCCAACGGTGCTGGTAAAACAACTTTTATCAATATG ATGATTGGGCTTGTGTCACCCACTTCAGGCACTGCATATGTTCAAGGTCTTGATATAAGAAAAGACATGGACAAAATATATACGAGCATGGGAGTCTGTCCACAGCATGA CTTGATATGGGAGACGTTGACTGGCAGAGAACACCTCTTGTTTTATGGTAGATTAAAAAATCTCAAAGGGTCGGCTCTAACCCAT GCAGTAGAAGAGTCATTGAAGAGTGTCAACCTTTTCAATGGAGGTGTTGGTGATAAACTTTCTGGGAAATATAGTGGAGGCATGAAGAGAAGGCTCAGTGTTGCAATTTCTTTGATTGGAGATCCTCAG GTTGTCTACATGGATGAACCTAGCACAGGATTAGATCCTGCTTCAAGAAATAACTTATGGAGTGTCGTGAGACGTGCAAAACAAGATCGAGCGATCATTCTTACAA CACATTCAATGGAAGAAGCGGAGGTTCTATGTGAACGACTGGGTATTTTTGTAGATGGGGCTTTGCAGTGCATAGGAAACCCAAAGGAG CTAAGGGCTAGATATGGAGGATCTTACATATTTACGATGACAACGTCAGCTACTCAGGAAGAAGAGGTGGAGAACTTGGTGCGTCAAATCTCTCCAACTGCAAACAAAATCTATCACCTGTCAGGTACTCagaaatttgagttgcaaaagcAGGAAGTTAGAATTGCAGAAGTGTTCCGAGCAGTGGAAAATGCAAAAAGCAAGCTAAGTATTCAGGCATGGGGTTTGGCAGATACCACCTTGGAGGATGTCTTCATTAAGGTTGCTCGAGGAGCACAATCATTTAACATGCTTCAATAA